The proteins below come from a single Gossypium raimondii isolate GPD5lz chromosome 2, ASM2569854v1, whole genome shotgun sequence genomic window:
- the LOC105788945 gene encoding putative pentatricopeptide repeat-containing protein At1g10330: MNSEYLLQHLQRFIKRPNQIKQIHSLLITSAFLFNTASKWKPTLLYNTLIRAYLNIIPHRSLTLFTLMLHHQAPPNGHTFTSLFKAASTSHSLASLSCSPLHAQALKRCILTDSFVQTSLLGLYAKLGSLSDVCKVFEEILNPCIVACNAMLDAFGRNGDMGSALFLFDRMIEKDVVSWTSVMNGFIRGKQFAKAFWVFEKMIEFSVKPSEATYVNALSCCANLEKQGGFYLGRQIHGYIFRNEGFMTVFMGTALIDFYGKRGHLEFAFRVFNQMLDREVCTWNAMISSLACNGREKEALDVFETMKEDGMCPNEVTFVAVLTACARTKRVELGLQFFQSMWCQYGIVPIMEHYGCMVDLLGRAGLLTQATEFVDTMPFQPDASVLGALLGACKIHGAIELGNKVGRRLLELQPRHCGLYVALSTINADKERWDRAADLRKAMVEAGIRKVPAYSFIDPM; the protein is encoded by the coding sequence ATGAACTCTGAGTATCTGCTGCAACACCTTCAACGTTTCATCAAACGTCCAAACCAAATCAAGCAAATCCATTCCCTGCTAATCACCTCCGCTTTCCTCTTCAATACCGCTTCCAAATGGAAACCAACCCTCCTTTACAACACCTTAATAAGAGCTTATCTCAACATAATCCCACATCGTTCCCTTACACTCTTCACCCTCATGCTTCATCATCAGGCACCCCCCAATGGCCATACTTTTACTTCCCTTTTCAAAGCTGCCTCTACCTCCCACTCCTTAGCTTCGCTTTCTTGTTCACCCCTCCATGCCCAAGCACTAAAGCGTTGCATCTTGACTGATTCCTTTGTGCAAACATCGTTGCTTGGTTTGTATGCTAAACTTGGTAGCCTAAGTGATGTGTGTAAAGTGTTCGAAGAAATTCTTAACCCGTGCATCGTTGCGTGTAATGCGATGCTTGATGCTTTTGGGAGAAATGGTGATATGGGTTCtgctcttttcctttttgaccGCATGATTGAAAAGGATGTGGTGTCTTGGACAAGCGTTATGAATGGTTTCATAAGGGGCAAACAGTTTGCAAAGGCTTTTTGGGTTTTTGAGAAAATGATAGAATTTTCGGTTAAACCGAGCGAGGCTACTTATGTTAACGCACTCTCTTGTTGTGCTAATTTAGAAAAGCAAGGTGGGTTTTACCTAGGGAGGCAGATACATGGGTATATTTTCAGAAACGAGGGCTTTATGACTGTTTTCATGGGCACAgcattgattgatttttatggAAAAAGAGGTCATTTAGAGTTTGCCTTTAGAGTTTTTAATCAAATGTTGGATAGAGAGGTTTGTACTTGGAATGCAATGATCTCTTCTCTTGCTTGTAATGGTAGAGAAAAGGAGGCTTTGGACGTGTTTGAGACGATGAAAGAGGACGGAATGTGTCCGAATGAGGTTACATTTGTTGCTGTTCTTACAGCATGTGCTCGCACCAAGAGAGTGGAGTTGGGTTTACAATTCTTTCAATCAATGTGGTGCCAATATGGCATTGTGCCAATAATGGAACACTACGGGTGTATGGTAGATCTTTTAGGCAGAGCAGGCCTTTTGACTCAAGCGACTGAGTTTGTAGACACTATGCCATTTCAACCTGATGCTTCGGTTTTGGGGGCTCTTTTAGGTGCTTGTAAGATTCATGGTGCCATTGAACTTGGAAATAAAGTGGGGAGAAGGTTGCTTGAGTTGCAGCCACGACATTGTGGACTATATGTAGCATTGTCTACCATAAATGCCGACAAGGAGAGATGGGATCGTGCAGCTGACTTGAGGAAAGCCATGGTAGAAGCAGGCATCAGAAAAGTTCCAGCTTATAGCTTCATTGATCCCATGTAA